One genomic segment of Aquipluma nitroreducens includes these proteins:
- a CDS encoding efflux RND transporter permease subunit, producing the protein MFNRLVKYFLENRLITFMFLIAFVVLGMVYMPFNWKPDYFPRDPIAVDAIPDIGENQQIVATEWMGRSPKDIQDQISYPLTTALLGIPGVQTIRSTSMFGMSFIYIIFKDDVEFYWSRSRILEKLNSLPTGTLPAGVQPALGPDATALGQIYWYTLEGRDPKTGKPNGGWNPSELRTVQDFYVKYGLATAEGVSEVASVGGFIKEYQIDLNPEALKAFNVSAMDVMNAVRKSNLDIGAETIELNNVEYIIRGLGYVKNLEDLEVSVVAVRNNVPVRIKDVAHVVFGPATRRGGLDKAGSEAVGAVVVARYGSNPMDVIGNVKNKIKELEAGLPQKTLPDGSVSKVTIVPFYDRTGLIMETIGTLESALSHEILISIIVIIVLVMNLRASLIVAGLLPIGVLMTFILMRAFGIDANIVALSGIAIAIGVMVDIGIVDVENILRHLEMPENKGIRGKKLMSVIYEATTEVRDAVVTSIATTIVSFLPVFAMQAAEGKLFHPLAFTKTFSLISAFLLGIIVLPTLTHIFFNISIDTKKVRRIWNGCLMIAGVLFVIIWQVWPALALIAVGINNLLDYRWPENRKEFPNYINIAITVLVAAWYLTIEWLPLGAHNSTFSNFIFVSGIIIVILAALMSMVHFYESIMRWALEHKWKFLIIPIVTLLFGLLAWQGFDKTFSPVASGMEKVGWKDFRQTAFWKSSTETFPGTGKEFMPSLNEGSFLLMPTSMPHSSIQKNLEYIETLDKRLSAIPEVEVAVGKWGRVNSALDPAPVQMFENTISYRSEYILDENGHRMQFKVDRDGSFILKSGAKYNLEKDGFKAIPVDSLIPAENGEYFRQWRPEIKRPNDIWNQIVKVTNIPGLTSAPKLQPIEARLVMLSTGMRAPMGLKVFGPDLDAIEEGGMLLEQALKEVPSIKASAVFYDRAVGAPYLEIKLNREAMARYGMTVSEVQEILQVAVGGMALSSSVEGRERFPLRVRYARELRDNPEDIKRILIPAMNGVQIPLSEIADIDYTRGAQMIRSENTFLNGYVIFDKNEGIAEVDVVDEASKILKQKLSSGALVLPAGVSYQFAGNYEHQIRATKRLMIVIPISLLLILLLLYFQFRTVTASLIHFSGVFVAFAGGFIMLWLYGQDWFLNFSIEGINLRDMFQMHTINLSVAVWVGFIALFGIATNDGVIMGTYIHQVFEARHPATVHDVREAVVSAGLKRVRPAMMTTAVAVIALLPVLSSNGKGSDIMIPMAIPMFGGMVIQVMTVFVVPMFQAMWREGAVNKHNKLAINNPNNQDDENTGI; encoded by the coding sequence ATGTTTAACCGACTCGTCAAGTATTTTCTCGAAAACAGGCTAATTACCTTTATGTTCCTGATCGCTTTTGTGGTTTTGGGCATGGTATATATGCCGTTCAACTGGAAACCTGATTATTTTCCACGCGATCCGATTGCAGTGGATGCGATCCCCGATATTGGGGAAAATCAGCAGATTGTAGCAACCGAATGGATGGGGCGTTCGCCCAAAGACATTCAGGATCAGATAAGTTACCCTCTGACTACTGCTTTGCTTGGTATTCCAGGCGTACAAACCATTCGTAGCACTTCAATGTTTGGGATGTCATTCATTTACATCATTTTTAAAGATGATGTAGAATTTTACTGGAGCCGTTCACGGATTCTTGAAAAACTCAATTCACTGCCAACCGGCACATTGCCTGCGGGGGTACAACCAGCACTTGGACCGGATGCCACTGCATTAGGGCAAATTTACTGGTACACCCTCGAAGGGCGCGATCCAAAAACCGGCAAACCCAATGGAGGCTGGAACCCAAGCGAACTTCGTACTGTTCAGGATTTCTACGTCAAATATGGGCTTGCCACCGCTGAAGGGGTTTCTGAAGTGGCGTCGGTTGGAGGTTTCATTAAAGAATACCAGATCGACCTGAACCCCGAAGCTTTGAAAGCATTCAACGTTTCGGCCATGGACGTGATGAATGCCGTGCGCAAAAGTAACCTCGACATTGGGGCCGAAACTATCGAGTTGAATAATGTGGAATACATTATCCGAGGTTTGGGATATGTAAAGAACTTGGAAGACCTGGAAGTCTCAGTAGTTGCTGTCAGGAACAATGTTCCCGTAAGGATTAAAGATGTTGCCCACGTTGTTTTTGGACCTGCTACCCGTCGCGGTGGATTGGATAAAGCAGGATCAGAAGCTGTTGGTGCCGTGGTGGTTGCCCGATATGGCTCAAATCCAATGGATGTTATTGGTAATGTCAAAAATAAGATCAAGGAACTTGAAGCCGGATTGCCGCAAAAAACTTTGCCCGATGGCAGTGTCTCCAAAGTTACCATTGTGCCGTTTTATGACCGCACCGGGCTGATCATGGAAACCATCGGGACACTCGAATCGGCTCTTTCGCACGAAATCCTGATCAGTATCATCGTCATCATTGTTCTGGTGATGAATTTACGGGCCTCACTTATTGTAGCCGGACTGCTGCCAATTGGCGTATTGATGACTTTCATCCTGATGCGGGCTTTTGGCATCGATGCCAATATTGTGGCCCTTTCGGGTATAGCTATTGCCATTGGTGTAATGGTCGATATTGGGATTGTGGATGTTGAGAATATTCTCCGGCACCTTGAAATGCCTGAAAATAAAGGAATCCGTGGTAAAAAACTGATGTCGGTAATTTACGAAGCAACCACCGAAGTACGTGATGCTGTTGTTACATCTATTGCCACAACTATAGTCAGTTTCCTTCCGGTTTTTGCTATGCAGGCTGCCGAAGGAAAGTTGTTTCACCCACTGGCATTTACCAAAACCTTTTCGCTGATTTCAGCATTCCTGCTTGGGATTATTGTTTTGCCAACCTTAACGCATATCTTTTTCAATATCAGTATAGATACTAAGAAGGTTCGCCGTATATGGAACGGTTGCCTGATGATAGCCGGAGTCCTGTTCGTTATCATTTGGCAGGTCTGGCCCGCATTGGCATTAATCGCTGTTGGTATTAATAACTTGCTCGACTACCGCTGGCCTGAAAACCGGAAAGAATTCCCCAACTATATCAACATTGCCATCACTGTGCTTGTAGCTGCCTGGTATCTCACAATCGAATGGCTTCCATTAGGCGCCCACAATAGTACCTTCTCAAACTTTATTTTTGTAAGCGGTATAATTATAGTGATTCTTGCAGCCCTGATGTCGATGGTACACTTTTATGAAAGTATCATGCGGTGGGCGCTGGAGCACAAATGGAAATTTCTCATTATACCGATTGTTACCTTGTTATTTGGTTTACTGGCCTGGCAGGGATTTGATAAAACCTTCAGCCCTGTTGCTTCAGGAATGGAAAAAGTTGGCTGGAAAGATTTCAGGCAAACAGCTTTTTGGAAATCTTCTACGGAAACATTTCCTGGTACGGGCAAAGAGTTTATGCCATCTTTAAACGAAGGCTCGTTCCTGTTGATGCCCACCAGTATGCCCCATTCCAGTATTCAAAAGAACCTCGAATACATCGAAACACTTGACAAGCGGCTTTCGGCCATACCAGAAGTGGAAGTGGCCGTCGGGAAATGGGGTCGCGTCAATTCAGCGCTCGATCCGGCGCCAGTGCAGATGTTCGAAAATACGATCAGTTACCGCTCAGAATATATTCTTGATGAAAACGGACATCGAATGCAGTTTAAAGTTGACCGCGATGGCAGTTTTATCCTTAAAAGCGGGGCGAAATATAATTTGGAAAAGGACGGGTTCAAGGCCATTCCTGTTGACAGCCTGATCCCTGCGGAAAATGGTGAATATTTCCGTCAATGGAGGCCTGAAATAAAAAGGCCGAACGACATCTGGAACCAAATCGTAAAAGTGACCAACATTCCGGGATTGACCTCTGCGCCAAAGTTGCAACCTATCGAAGCTCGTCTGGTGATGCTTTCTACAGGCATGCGTGCCCCAATGGGATTGAAAGTTTTTGGTCCTGATCTTGACGCAATCGAAGAAGGCGGAATGTTACTGGAACAGGCTTTGAAAGAAGTTCCATCCATCAAAGCTTCTGCTGTATTCTACGACCGTGCTGTTGGCGCTCCTTACCTTGAAATTAAATTGAACCGTGAGGCGATGGCCCGCTATGGTATGACGGTAAGCGAAGTACAGGAAATTTTGCAGGTAGCTGTCGGAGGTATGGCTCTTTCTTCATCTGTTGAAGGACGTGAAAGGTTTCCGCTTAGGGTTCGATATGCGCGTGAATTGCGCGATAATCCAGAGGATATTAAACGTATCCTGATTCCTGCGATGAATGGTGTTCAGATTCCGCTGAGTGAAATTGCTGACATCGATTATACCCGTGGTGCGCAGATGATCAGAAGTGAAAACACCTTCCTGAATGGATATGTTATTTTCGATAAAAACGAAGGAATTGCCGAGGTTGATGTGGTTGACGAGGCTTCTAAAATATTGAAGCAAAAACTGAGCTCAGGCGCTCTGGTTTTGCCTGCCGGTGTATCCTACCAATTTGCAGGAAATTACGAACATCAGATTAGGGCGACCAAACGATTGATGATTGTAATCCCGATTAGTTTGCTCTTGATTTTGCTGTTGCTTTATTTCCAGTTCCGCACGGTAACGGCTTCGCTCATCCACTTCTCAGGAGTTTTCGTGGCTTTTGCCGGAGGTTTTATTATGCTTTGGTTGTATGGTCAGGACTGGTTCCTTAATTTTTCAATTGAAGGGATCAACCTTCGGGATATGTTCCAAATGCATACGATTAATTTGAGCGTCGCGGTCTGGGTTGGGTTCATCGCCTTGTTCGGAATCGCTACCAACGATGGGGTAATCATGGGTACCTACATCCATCAGGTATTTGAAGCCCGGCATCCTGCTACTGTTCACGACGTTCGCGAAGCTGTAGTTTCTGCCGGATTGAAACGAGTCCGTCCTGCCATGATGACCACAGCCGTTGCCGTCATTGCTTTGCTACCCGTTTTATCATCGAACGGAAAGGGTTCCGACATCATGATTCCGATGGCAATCCCTATGTTTGGCGGTATGGTTATTCAGGTAATGACCGTCTTCGTCGTCCCGATGTTTCAAGCCATGTGGAGGGAAGGAGCCGTAAACAAGCATAATAAATTAGCAATTAATAACCCTAATAATCAAGATGATGAAAACACAGGCATATAA